In Thermococcus chitonophagus, the genomic stretch ATCAAGAATTAAAAGAATAAGAAGGGTTTATAATATTTTGAATGATGAGAACTCCCTGACCTGAAGGGTGATGAAGACCGGTTCACTGACTCTTCTTAGCTTTAGCCTGTGCCTTGGCCTTCTTTAGCTCCTCCTGCTTCTTCTTAATCTCCTCAGCTTCCTCTGGAGTTACATAGATGAACTTTGAGTCGTACTTGTCGTAACTTGCTAGCAGGAACTCATCGCTCATTTGTAAGGCTCCCGTTGGACAGACATCAACGCACTGCTTGCAGAATACGCACCTGCCTGTCCATAGTGCAACCTTCCTTATCTCTGGGAGGTACACGAAAACTCCAGCAGGGCACACGGTAACGCACATTCTACAGCCAACACACTTGTCAACGTTGTATACTATCTTGCCCCTGAAGTTCTCAGGGACAGGAACAGGCTCAGTCTTAGGGAAGGGATTGGTTGCCGGCTTCTTGAAGAGGTTCTTGATAACGGTGGATAAGAGAGGAAGTCTTATCATAGGCTCACCCCCATTGCGAGGATTAAGGCTCCGATAACACTTGCGGCAAACACCCTAGTCCACAGCAGGTTTACTGCCTGGCTAATCTTCAGCCTACCAGTAACTGTCCTAAATATCGTCTTTGCAACGAACAGGACTATGAACACCTTGAGGGTGTGGATGAGCAGGTTAACTATGTAGCCCTGAATTCCCGGCATGTTAAGCTGCCATGGGAACAACACTGCAACTACAAGTGAGGCAGCTATAAACTCCTTCATTGACTCGGCGAGCTTTATTATTGCCAGGTACCTACCGCTGTACTCAACAAGGGTTCCCTCGGCAATTTCCTGCTCAGCCTCTGGAATGTTGAAGAATCCTGCCTCTATTTCACTCGCTAACCACGCCATGAAGACGTAAACTAGTATAGCCCCCGCCACCCAAGCCATGGGCCCTAGCTCCCAGATGTTGTGCTCATAGAGGCTTGAAAGACTGAAGGGCTTCTGGACTCCTAGCTTTGAGATGCCCCACATTACAGCGAAAACACCGAGCATCATTGCTGGCTCCCTTGATACAAGCATTGCAACCTCTCTCGATGCACCGATCCTTCCATAGGGGCTTCCAGAACTCATAACACCGACTACCAGGAAGAAGTCCGCGAGGGTTAGCAAGTATATGAACACGATTATATCTCCCTTGGTTGCAAAGAGGGGAGCAAAGCCAAAGGGAGTGTAAGCCAACAAGGCTATTGTCGTTGCGAGCATCAGAACTGGAGCGGCCTTGAACATGAAGTTTGCCGTATTTGGAATTATTGTTTCTTTGCTAACGAGCTTTAGGAAGTCATAGAAAGGCTGCAGGATTGGTGGCCCTATTCTCCTCTGCATTCTCGCGACCAACTTCCTATCAATTCCCGCGAACAATAGTGACATTATGGAAACGTAGATATAGAGGCCAAGTAACCCGAGGAAAGCATAAACTAAGTTCATAGCAACACCCCCCTAGAACACCCAACTCCTGCGGGAGTTGGATCTCCCTTAACTTCGGGATTTATCTCCCTCGTCT encodes the following:
- a CDS encoding respiratory chain complex I subunit 1 family protein, producing the protein MNLVYAFLGLLGLYIYVSIMSLLFAGIDRKLVARMQRRIGPPILQPFYDFLKLVSKETIIPNTANFMFKAAPVLMLATTIALLAYTPFGFAPLFATKGDIIVFIYLLTLADFFLVVGVMSSGSPYGRIGASREVAMLVSREPAMMLGVFAVMWGISKLGVQKPFSLSSLYEHNIWELGPMAWVAGAILVYVFMAWLASEIEAGFFNIPEAEQEIAEGTLVEYSGRYLAIIKLAESMKEFIAASLVVAVLFPWQLNMPGIQGYIVNLLIHTLKVFIVLFVAKTIFRTVTGRLKISQAVNLLWTRVFAASVIGALILAMGVSL
- a CDS encoding 4Fe-4S dicluster domain-containing protein, whose translation is MIRLPLLSTVIKNLFKKPATNPFPKTEPVPVPENFRGKIVYNVDKCVGCRMCVTVCPAGVFVYLPEIRKVALWTGRCVFCKQCVDVCPTGALQMSDEFLLASYDKYDSKFIYVTPEEAEEIKKKQEELKKAKAQAKAKKSQ